A stretch of the Vitis riparia cultivar Riparia Gloire de Montpellier isolate 1030 chromosome 13, EGFV_Vit.rip_1.0, whole genome shotgun sequence genome encodes the following:
- the LOC117928257 gene encoding uncharacterized protein LOC117928257: MFETVEMLVSGLRGMALQRNLLSHLLETAEYTKSFVSQRKNDEEKLRLRLEQAEASSSTAREENKVLREENEVLREEVAEAKSREDLWKFAWQKEELEGEFAAEREELEAEYQKQVDEMYLFGYRCCMKKHGIKRDVPSIPPGELEKLRSKPAQ; this comes from the exons ATGTTCGAGACAGTAGAGATG CTGGTGAGTGGCCTTCGCGGTATGGCTCTTCAACGCAATCTTCTTTCTCACCTGTTGGAGACTGCTGAGTATACAAAATCCTTCGTGTCTCAgcgaaaaaatgatgaagagaagTTGCGTTTGAGACTGGAGCAGGCTGAAGCCAGTTCATCTACTGCTCGAGAGGAGAACAAGGTTCTTCGAGAGGAGAACGAGGTTCTTCGAGAGGAGGTTGCTGAGGCAAAGAGCCGGGAGGATTTATGGAAGTTCGCCT GGCAAAAAGAAGAGCTGGAGGGTGAGTTTGCTGCGGAAAGGGAGGAACTTGAAGCGGAGTACCAGAAACAAGTTGATGAAATGTACTTATTCGGCTACCGCTGctgtatgaagaaacatggcatCAAACGGGACGTTCCTTCAATTCCTCCAGGTGAATTGGAGAAGCTGCGCAGCAAACCTGCTCAATGA